The following proteins come from a genomic window of Phnomibacter ginsenosidimutans:
- a CDS encoding carbamoyltransferase C-terminal domain-containing protein: MHYLHIIPYYLPDVAFGGPVFSASGLCESLVKAGNKVSVYTVGYQSNEQYPQQQTINGVTVTYFKGDAGKPCQVSRQLWQALDQTCTRFDVVHLHTWWNVLIFRSIQILNRQQVPFVVSPRGMMSDYSFTHRKTFVKRNFQKWLGVKLLRKAGLHATSQAEAADMAIRSKRAERDIHIMPNLLNLKAVANYQPAAAGFSIGFLSRLHHKKGIEELLRAVAITPHITELVIGGRGDDTLYEQRLQQLIADLGIAEKVRFVGWVSDEEKPAFFRQFQVFVLPSFNENFANVVAEAWANGKPTIVSTGVGISHYVAEYGLGWICEANPQSISQALHRAWEQQPLWAQMGSAAIDLVNAQFTDDRILAQYIGMYEKILATGKNTAPAAGSADVYVLGINAHHADASAAVLKNGELIAAIEEERIRRIKHWAGFPTEAIRFCLSEAGIGFDQLSAIAISRDPRAKWLKKARFMMAHPEAVSFAVRGRLNNADAMASTEASLNQMATAMGHGKVGHKIYQIEHHRSHLASAFYASGLPKAALLSVDGSGDFSTTMMGVGNGQDIEVLHSIDFPHSMGIFYTAFTQLLGFPHYGDEYKVMGLAPYGQPEYFDDLKAVVNWHDDGTFSLNEQWFRRPEKGYVSYDEQHRPVVPELYSTALADKFGPVRKASEPLRQEHKNMAASVQKMLEETLFHMLRHLHRKTGLSSLCLAGGVAQNSVANGKITRNTPFTKVYVPSAGHDAGLSMGAAMYVSHQLLQLPRTAGQFHAYTGSSYSNEAIKNFLEKRMVQHTFIQDKQELYRTVASAIASGAVVGWFQGASEFGPRALGNRSILADPRRADAKELLNHKIKRRESFRPFAPSVLEEYASQYFEFCEDTPFMEKVFPIKPEMQNQIPAVTHVDGSGRLQTVCRKYNAPYYDLIDTFRQLTGVPVLLNTSFNENEPIVNTPEEALECFERTNMDMLVLEQYLIRR; the protein is encoded by the coding sequence ATGCATTACCTGCATATCATTCCATACTATTTACCCGACGTGGCTTTTGGTGGCCCTGTATTTTCTGCTTCCGGCTTGTGCGAATCACTGGTGAAAGCAGGCAACAAAGTGTCGGTGTACACCGTAGGGTATCAATCCAACGAACAATACCCGCAACAGCAAACCATCAATGGCGTTACGGTGACGTATTTCAAAGGTGATGCCGGCAAGCCCTGCCAGGTATCACGTCAGTTGTGGCAGGCTTTAGACCAAACCTGCACCCGCTTTGATGTGGTACACCTGCACACCTGGTGGAATGTGCTCATTTTTCGCTCCATTCAAATACTCAACCGGCAGCAGGTGCCATTTGTGGTGTCGCCCAGAGGCATGATGAGTGATTATAGTTTCACCCACCGCAAAACCTTTGTGAAACGCAATTTTCAAAAATGGTTGGGGGTAAAACTGCTCCGTAAGGCAGGCTTACACGCCACCAGCCAGGCCGAAGCGGCCGATATGGCCATCCGCAGCAAACGGGCAGAAAGAGACATCCACATCATGCCCAACCTGCTCAACCTGAAAGCGGTAGCCAACTACCAACCCGCTGCAGCTGGTTTTTCCATCGGCTTTTTGTCGAGGCTACACCACAAAAAAGGCATTGAAGAACTATTGCGAGCCGTAGCCATTACACCTCATATTACCGAACTGGTGATTGGCGGCCGTGGCGACGACACCCTGTACGAGCAACGCCTGCAACAATTGATTGCCGACCTGGGCATAGCCGAAAAAGTACGGTTTGTGGGCTGGGTAAGCGACGAAGAAAAGCCGGCTTTCTTTCGGCAGTTTCAGGTGTTTGTACTGCCCTCCTTCAACGAAAATTTTGCCAACGTAGTAGCCGAAGCCTGGGCCAATGGCAAACCCACCATTGTAAGTACCGGCGTAGGCATCAGCCACTATGTAGCCGAATATGGGCTGGGTTGGATATGCGAAGCCAACCCCCAAAGCATTAGCCAGGCACTGCACCGGGCATGGGAGCAGCAACCGCTGTGGGCACAAATGGGCAGCGCAGCCATCGACCTTGTAAATGCCCAGTTTACCGACGACCGCATACTGGCCCAATACATTGGCATGTATGAAAAAATACTGGCCACAGGCAAAAACACGGCTCCGGCGGCCGGTAGCGCTGATGTGTATGTGCTGGGCATCAATGCCCACCATGCCGACGCCTCCGCCGCCGTACTAAAAAACGGGGAGCTGATAGCCGCTATTGAAGAAGAACGCATTCGCCGCATCAAACACTGGGCAGGCTTTCCTACAGAAGCCATTCGGTTTTGCCTGAGCGAAGCGGGCATTGGCTTCGACCAGTTGTCAGCCATCGCCATCAGCCGCGACCCTCGGGCCAAGTGGCTGAAAAAAGCCCGGTTTATGATGGCACACCCCGAAGCCGTGAGCTTTGCGGTAAGAGGCCGCCTCAACAATGCCGATGCCATGGCCAGCACCGAAGCCAGCCTCAACCAAATGGCCACCGCCATGGGGCATGGCAAAGTGGGGCACAAAATTTACCAGATAGAACACCACCGCAGCCACCTGGCCAGCGCCTTTTATGCTTCGGGGCTTCCAAAAGCAGCCCTGCTGAGTGTAGATGGCTCCGGCGATTTTAGCACCACCATGATGGGCGTGGGCAACGGGCAGGACATTGAAGTATTACACTCCATCGACTTTCCGCATTCGATGGGCATTTTCTATACCGCATTTACCCAGCTGCTGGGCTTTCCGCACTATGGCGATGAGTACAAAGTGATGGGCCTGGCACCTTATGGCCAACCCGAATACTTTGATGACCTGAAAGCCGTAGTCAACTGGCACGATGATGGCACTTTTAGCCTCAACGAACAGTGGTTTCGGCGGCCCGAAAAAGGGTATGTCAGCTACGACGAACAACACCGGCCAGTGGTACCAGAGCTATACAGCACCGCCCTGGCCGACAAGTTTGGCCCCGTAAGAAAAGCCAGTGAACCGCTGAGGCAAGAGCACAAAAACATGGCTGCGTCAGTACAGAAAATGCTGGAAGAAACCCTTTTTCACATGCTACGGCACCTGCACCGCAAAACCGGCCTCAGCAGCCTTTGCCTGGCGGGTGGAGTAGCGCAAAACTCGGTTGCCAACGGAAAAATCACCCGCAACACGCCTTTTACCAAAGTATACGTGCCCTCTGCCGGCCACGATGCCGGCCTGTCGATGGGGGCCGCCATGTATGTAAGCCACCAACTACTGCAGCTGCCCCGCACCGCCGGACAGTTTCATGCCTATACCGGTAGTAGCTATAGCAACGAGGCTATTAAAAACTTCTTGGAAAAAAGAATGGTGCAACATACATTTATACAAGACAAACAGGAGTTGTATCGCACTGTAGCCAGTGCAATAGCCTCCGGTGCCGTGGTGGGATGGTTTCAGGGTGCCAGCGAATTTGGCCCCCGGGCCTTGGGCAACCGCTCAATTTTAGCAGACCCCAGAAGAGCCGATGCCAAAGAACTGCTCAACCACAAAATAAAAAGGAGAGAAAGCTTCCGGCCTTTCGCCCCTTCTGTGCTGGAAGAATATGCCAGTCAGTATTTCGAATTTTGCGAAGACACCCCTTTTATGGAAAAGGTGTTTCCCATTAAGCCGGAGATGCAAAACCAGATTCCCGCCGTAACACACGTAGATGGAAGTGGCAGGTTACAAACAGTATGTAGAAAATATAATGCGCCTTATTACGACCTGATTGATACTTTCAGGCAACTAACAGGCGTTCCTGTTTTGCTCAACACTTCCTTCAACGAAAACGAACCAATTGTAAATACCCCGGAGGAAGCCCTGGAGTGTTTTGAGCGAACCAACATGGATATGTTGGTATTGGAACAGTACCTAATTCGCCGTTAA
- a CDS encoding LON peptidase substrate-binding domain-containing protein yields MTNFIPLFPLELVPFPGEKLNLHIFEPRYKQLIGDCVAQGKPFGIIAVINNKLMEYGTLMQVAEVKKLYEDGRMDIATRATEVFRVLELVKDLPDKLYSGAIVTYPQNEIVVNMPALQPVLRQIQELLLMLQSPKAFPKPDNELCSYDVASMTGLSMEEAYDLLQLLREDQRIEYLRRHMQKVLPVVKEMELLKSKIKLNGHFRELKSLGFEEE; encoded by the coding sequence ATGACGAATTTTATTCCGCTGTTTCCATTGGAGTTGGTGCCTTTTCCTGGAGAAAAGCTCAACCTCCACATTTTTGAACCCCGCTACAAACAGCTCATAGGAGATTGTGTAGCGCAGGGTAAACCCTTTGGTATTATTGCGGTCATCAACAACAAGCTGATGGAATACGGCACCCTGATGCAGGTAGCCGAGGTAAAAAAATTGTATGAAGATGGCCGCATGGATATTGCCACCCGGGCCACAGAAGTGTTTCGGGTGCTGGAGTTGGTAAAAGACCTACCCGACAAATTGTACAGCGGCGCCATTGTTACTTATCCGCAAAATGAAATCGTCGTCAATATGCCTGCGTTGCAACCAGTACTCAGGCAAATACAAGAGTTGTTGCTGATGCTGCAATCGCCCAAAGCTTTTCCCAAGCCCGACAACGAACTATGCAGTTACGATGTAGCCAGCATGACAGGTTTGAGTATGGAAGAAGCCTACGACTTACTGCAACTGCTGCGGGAAGACCAACGGATAGAATACCTGCGGCGCCACATGCAAAAAGTATTGCCGGTAGTGAAAGAAATGGAATTGCTGAAAAGTAAAATCAAACTCAACGGCCATTTTCGGGAGCTGAAGAGCCTTGGCTTTGAGGAAGAATAA
- a CDS encoding zinc dependent phospholipase C family protein, which yields MKPSFFTHTKFALLLLCLLSLQQQAFCWGFFGHRKINFQAVFSLPPEMIGFYKTHIDFITEHAVDPDKRRYAIPEEAPRHYIDIDHYGEYPYKELPRKWTDAVAKFSEDTLLTYGIVPWWVQTMKLRLTDAFKEKNQVKILKLSAEIAHYISDAHVPLHACHNHNGQYSNQYGIHGFWESRVPELFAEAQYDFFIGKAMYIQNPGQFIWDRVLESGAAADTVLKMEALLTRNMKPDEKYAFEERSGKIIRQYSTAFSAAYQQALDGMIERRMRQSILATASFWYTAWVDAGQPDLKSLTNKNFTPEDLKEFEALNTGWQTGKALGKICD from the coding sequence ATGAAGCCATCGTTTTTTACCCATACAAAATTTGCACTGCTGTTGCTGTGCTTACTCAGCCTGCAGCAGCAAGCCTTTTGCTGGGGCTTTTTCGGCCACCGCAAAATCAATTTTCAAGCGGTGTTTTCATTGCCGCCTGAAATGATTGGCTTTTACAAAACGCATATCGATTTTATTACCGAGCATGCTGTGGACCCCGATAAACGACGCTATGCCATACCCGAAGAAGCGCCGCGGCATTACATCGATATCGATCATTATGGTGAGTATCCCTACAAAGAATTGCCCCGTAAGTGGACAGATGCGGTAGCCAAGTTTTCGGAAGACACATTGCTCACCTATGGCATAGTGCCGTGGTGGGTGCAAACCATGAAGCTGCGCCTGACCGATGCCTTCAAAGAAAAAAATCAGGTGAAAATTTTAAAGCTGAGTGCAGAGATTGCGCATTACATCAGCGATGCCCATGTGCCGCTACACGCCTGCCACAACCACAACGGGCAGTATAGCAACCAATACGGCATTCATGGTTTTTGGGAAAGCCGGGTGCCTGAGTTGTTTGCTGAAGCACAGTACGATTTCTTCATTGGCAAAGCCATGTACATTCAAAACCCCGGGCAATTTATTTGGGACCGGGTGCTGGAAAGTGGTGCTGCGGCTGACACCGTTTTGAAAATGGAAGCCCTACTCACCCGCAACATGAAGCCCGATGAAAAATATGCGTTTGAAGAACGGTCGGGCAAAATCATCCGCCAATATTCCACTGCTTTTTCAGCAGCCTATCAGCAGGCGTTGGATGGCATGATTGAACGGCGGATGCGGCAGTCCATTTTGGCTACAGCCAGCTTTTGGTACACGGCTTGGGTAGATGCCGGCCAGCCCGATTTGAAAAGCCTGACCAACAAAAACTTTACCCCCGAAGACCTGAAAGAATTTGAAGCCCTGAACACGGGCTGGCAAACCGGCAAAGCACTCGGCAAGATTTGCGATTAA
- the gcvH gene encoding glycine cleavage system protein GcvH, with amino-acid sequence MNFPAELRYTKDHEWISLEGNVATVGITDFAQRELGDIVYVDIDSVGKSLEAEAVFGTVEAVKTVSDLFLPVAGKILEVNPVLNDQPELVNTDPYGQGWMVKLEVANVADVAALMSAEDYSASVS; translated from the coding sequence ATGAATTTTCCAGCTGAACTGCGTTACACCAAAGACCACGAATGGATTAGCCTCGAAGGCAATGTTGCTACTGTTGGCATTACCGATTTTGCACAACGTGAGCTCGGCGATATTGTGTACGTAGACATTGACAGTGTAGGCAAAAGCCTGGAAGCGGAAGCGGTGTTTGGTACCGTAGAAGCCGTGAAAACCGTGAGTGATTTGTTTTTGCCCGTGGCTGGTAAAATTCTGGAAGTAAACCCTGTACTCAACGATCAGCCGGAGCTGGTAAATACAGACCCATACGGACAAGGCTGGATGGTAAAGCTGGAAGTAGCCAACGTAGCCGATGTGGCAGCCCTGATGTCTGCCGAAGACTACAGTGCTTCTGTGAGCTAA
- a CDS encoding DUF1015 domain-containing protein, whose protein sequence is MAHIQPFKALRPDPQFAAGVASRPYDVMSRSEAKDEARGNPNSFLHITRSEIDLPDTVSAYDEQVYQTAKSNLKAFLSRNVLFKEAKPCYYLYRLTMNGRSQSGLVCVSSVEDYNKDIIKKHEFTRPEKENDRIQHIVNTGAQTGNVFLAYRNVAAIDEFIANWQTQRGAVYDFTAEDGVKHEIWVINNDKAIETITQLFETEVPCTYIADGHHRAASAAKSQALFTSERAKAKADWFLTTLFPADQLYIMDYNRVVTDLNGLSKEAFLEKTATHFTVEAIGRKPLRPAGLHEFGMYLDKTWYRLTAKEGTYSNDPIGVLDVTILQDNLLAPVLGIVDQRTDKRIDFVGGIRGLEALQERVDSGEMAVAFSLYPVTIHQLFDIADSGNVMPPKSTWFEPKLRDGLLTHLVGQL, encoded by the coding sequence ATGGCACACATTCAGCCCTTCAAAGCACTAAGACCCGACCCTCAGTTTGCCGCAGGCGTAGCCAGCCGTCCGTACGACGTGATGAGCCGCTCAGAGGCCAAAGACGAAGCCCGGGGCAACCCCAACAGCTTTTTGCACATTACCCGCAGCGAAATTGATTTGCCCGACACGGTAAGTGCCTACGATGAACAGGTATACCAAACCGCCAAGAGCAACCTCAAGGCTTTTTTGAGCCGTAATGTGCTGTTTAAAGAAGCCAAGCCCTGCTATTATTTGTACCGCCTCACCATGAATGGCCGCAGCCAGAGCGGTTTGGTGTGTGTGTCTTCGGTGGAAGATTACAACAAAGACATCATCAAGAAACACGAGTTTACCCGTCCGGAAAAAGAGAACGACCGCATTCAGCACATTGTGAATACGGGGGCTCAAACCGGCAATGTGTTTTTGGCCTACCGCAATGTGGCCGCCATTGATGAGTTCATTGCCAACTGGCAAACCCAACGTGGCGCCGTGTACGATTTTACTGCCGAAGACGGAGTGAAGCACGAAATATGGGTGATCAACAACGACAAGGCGATTGAAACCATCACCCAGCTATTTGAAACTGAAGTGCCTTGCACGTATATAGCCGATGGCCACCACCGGGCAGCCAGTGCGGCTAAAAGCCAGGCACTGTTTACCAGCGAAAGAGCCAAGGCCAAAGCCGATTGGTTCCTTACCACTTTGTTTCCCGCCGATCAGTTGTACATCATGGATTACAACCGGGTGGTGACCGATTTGAACGGCCTGAGCAAAGAAGCTTTTCTAGAAAAAACAGCCACGCATTTTACAGTAGAAGCCATTGGCCGGAAGCCATTGCGACCAGCCGGCTTGCATGAGTTTGGCATGTACCTCGACAAAACCTGGTATCGCCTTACCGCCAAAGAAGGTACCTATAGCAACGACCCGATTGGTGTGTTGGATGTAACCATTTTGCAAGACAACCTGCTGGCACCCGTGCTGGGTATTGTGGACCAGCGGACAGATAAGCGCATCGATTTTGTAGGCGGCATTCGTGGGTTGGAAGCCTTGCAGGAACGAGTAGACAGCGGTGAAATGGCCGTGGCTTTCAGCCTGTATCCTGTTACCATCCATCAGCTGTTTGATATTGCCGACAGCGGCAATGTAATGCCACCCAAGAGTACCTGGTTTGAGCCCAAGCTCCGCGATGGTTTGCTTACACATTTGGTAGGCCAGCTGTAA
- a CDS encoding VanZ family protein, which produces MPTDGLETTPLIDIPYADKWVHMALFFVLLQLWLLPTYLRSNAFEKKTGWMALLLAVLYGITIEIVQGNFTANRSADPWDVLADTAGAILGLLLLPWVVRRFILPQSQGSSAPENGR; this is translated from the coding sequence ATGCCCACCGATGGCCTCGAAACAACTCCATTAATCGACATTCCGTATGCCGATAAATGGGTGCACATGGCGTTGTTTTTTGTGCTCTTGCAATTGTGGCTGCTGCCTACCTATTTGCGTAGCAACGCTTTTGAAAAGAAGACAGGTTGGATGGCACTATTGCTGGCTGTGTTGTATGGAATTACAATTGAAATAGTGCAAGGAAATTTCACGGCCAACCGCAGTGCCGACCCTTGGGATGTACTGGCAGATACAGCAGGTGCCATATTGGGATTACTGCTCTTGCCTTGGGTGGTACGTCGTTTTATTCTTCCTCAAAGCCAAGGCTCTTCAGCTCCCGAAAATGGCCGTTGA
- a CDS encoding 3-oxoacyl-ACP synthase III family protein, translating to MPTSVIAGIGMYVPQQVVTNHDLMQYMDTTDEWIQERTGIQQRRYAHRTEETTTTMGVAAAQQAIERAGLTPQDIDFIVFATLSPDYYFPGCGVLLQRAMGMRQIGALDVRNQCSGFVYAISVADQFIKTGMYKNILVVGAEKHSFGLDFSTRGRNVSVIFGDGAGAVVLQANEEPNRGILSTHLHSDGNEAEILAMYNPGTHANKWKPELADFGDAAMGQMFVTQPMLDKEQFYPNMDGPAVFKTAVVKFPEVIMESLNANGLTPQDLQLLIPHQANLRISQFVQQRLKLRDDQVYNNIQQYGNTTAASVPIALCEAWQEGRVKNGDLVCLAAFGSGFTWASALLRW from the coding sequence ATGCCTACTTCTGTCATCGCTGGTATTGGTATGTATGTACCACAGCAGGTTGTAACCAACCACGATTTAATGCAGTACATGGATACCACCGATGAGTGGATTCAGGAACGCACCGGAATACAACAACGGCGCTATGCCCACCGTACCGAAGAAACCACCACTACCATGGGTGTGGCAGCGGCCCAACAAGCCATAGAAAGAGCAGGCCTTACCCCACAGGATATTGATTTTATTGTGTTTGCCACGCTAAGCCCCGACTACTATTTTCCGGGCTGTGGGGTGCTGCTGCAGCGGGCCATGGGCATGCGCCAAATTGGAGCCCTGGATGTACGCAACCAATGCAGTGGTTTTGTATATGCCATTAGCGTAGCCGATCAGTTTATTAAAACCGGTATGTACAAAAACATATTGGTGGTAGGAGCCGAAAAACATTCTTTCGGACTCGACTTTAGCACCCGTGGCCGTAATGTGAGTGTGATTTTTGGTGACGGTGCCGGAGCAGTGGTATTGCAAGCAAATGAAGAACCCAACCGCGGCATCCTGAGCACACACTTGCACAGCGATGGCAACGAAGCAGAAATACTGGCCATGTACAACCCCGGTACCCATGCCAACAAATGGAAACCCGAGTTGGCCGATTTTGGTGATGCCGCCATGGGCCAAATGTTTGTAACACAACCCATGCTCGATAAAGAACAATTCTATCCCAACATGGATGGCCCGGCTGTGTTTAAAACAGCGGTAGTGAAGTTTCCGGAAGTGATTATGGAATCGCTTAACGCAAATGGATTGACGCCGCAGGATTTGCAACTGCTGATACCGCATCAGGCCAACCTGCGCATCAGCCAGTTTGTACAGCAGCGCCTCAAGCTGCGAGACGATCAGGTGTACAACAACATACAGCAATACGGCAACACAACGGCCGCCAGTGTGCCCATTGCTTTGTGCGAAGCCTGGCAAGAAGGCCGGGTAAAAAATGGTGATCTGGTATGCCTGGCAGCATTTGGAAGCGGCTTTACCTGGGCCAGTGCATTGCTGCGTTGGTAA
- a CDS encoding glycosyltransferase family 2 protein: protein MKVSVITTSYNSGHTIKDTLMSVATQDYPNIEHLIIDGGSKDETMNVVSKFGHVAVAISEKDGGIFHAMNKGLQLCTGDVICFLNSDDWYISPTVISSVVNCLQNSHCNVAYGDLQYVQQFNPERIVRTWKSGRFRRKNLYYGWMPPHPAFLLKKKCTKKWAFSIPNSTVPPITNSCSAFCSSTNMMPAIYRKYW from the coding sequence ATGAAAGTATCTGTAATTACCACATCGTACAACAGTGGGCACACCATTAAGGATACCCTCATGAGTGTAGCTACACAAGACTATCCCAATATTGAACACCTCATTATTGATGGTGGCTCAAAAGATGAAACCATGAACGTGGTGAGCAAGTTTGGGCATGTGGCAGTGGCCATTTCTGAAAAGGATGGCGGCATTTTTCATGCCATGAACAAAGGGCTGCAGCTCTGCACCGGCGATGTCATATGCTTTCTCAACTCCGACGACTGGTACATCAGCCCCACCGTTATTTCGAGTGTGGTAAACTGCCTGCAAAATTCGCATTGCAATGTGGCCTATGGCGATTTGCAATATGTGCAGCAGTTCAATCCCGAACGCATTGTTCGTACATGGAAATCGGGCCGCTTCCGCCGCAAAAACCTCTACTATGGCTGGATGCCCCCGCACCCCGCCTTTTTGCTAAAAAAGAAGTGTACGAAGAAGTGGGCTTTTTCAATACCGAACTCAACAGTGCCGCCGATTACGAACTCATGCTCCGCATTTTGCTCAAGCACGAACATGATGCCTGCTATATACCGGAAGTACTGGTAA
- a CDS encoding anti-sigma factor has protein sequence MNANEYINSGAIEAYIHGLADEADIALQLEMEGRYPEVQAARMALEEQMEQQALQMPLANPAATRERILNALKEEKAHPTKVVAMPTDLKAAPKPIRWFRTALAASVLLLMGSVLLNFYFYSQYTDFSNRYEELSARQNVLANKANALEASMHMIKSPKVQPVVMQGVTGNAGMMATVYYDKSTTDVYLMVNNLPMPQKGKQYQLWAQVDGQMVDAGLLTWTDEAALVKMSRIANAQAFAISLEPEGGSKVPTLTEVKVLGKA, from the coding sequence ATGAACGCCAACGAATACATCAACAGTGGGGCTATAGAAGCCTACATACACGGGCTGGCCGATGAGGCCGATATTGCCCTGCAACTGGAAATGGAAGGCCGTTATCCGGAAGTGCAGGCTGCCCGTATGGCACTGGAAGAGCAAATGGAACAACAGGCCCTGCAAATGCCGCTGGCCAACCCTGCTGCTACCCGTGAACGCATCCTCAATGCCCTCAAAGAAGAAAAGGCGCACCCTACCAAAGTGGTGGCGATGCCTACCGATTTAAAAGCAGCCCCCAAGCCCATCCGTTGGTTTCGCACGGCACTGGCTGCTTCTGTACTGTTGCTCATGGGCAGCGTATTGCTCAATTTTTATTTTTATAGTCAATACACCGATTTCTCTAACCGGTACGAAGAGCTCTCTGCCCGCCAAAATGTACTGGCCAACAAGGCCAATGCGCTGGAAGCCAGTATGCACATGATTAAAAGCCCCAAAGTACAACCTGTGGTAATGCAGGGTGTGACTGGCAATGCCGGCATGATGGCCACGGTGTATTACGACAAAAGCACCACCGATGTGTACCTGATGGTGAACAACCTGCCCATGCCACAAAAAGGCAAGCAATACCAGCTTTGGGCTCAGGTAGATGGCCAAATGGTGGATGCCGGACTGCTTACCTGGACCGATGAGGCTGCCCTGGTAAAAATGAGTCGCATAGCCAATGCACAGGCTTTTGCCATTAGCCTTGAACCGGAAGGCGGTAGCAAAGTGCCTACGCTTACCGAAGTAAAAGTGTTGGGCAAAGCTTAA
- a CDS encoding RNA polymerase sigma factor, with product MKQAEQYTEAQLVSLLQARKQEAFAYLYDHYSGALNAIIYAVVGDATVAEDVLQEVFIRIFRKIELYDTNKSRLYTWMAQIARNAAIDWMRKTGNQPSVVNQTAPEDVPNQASTSFNPDTTDVRQWIAQLPKPEQQVVILAYLEGHTQEEISQLLQTPLGTIKSRVRSGLVKLRTMMQVNR from the coding sequence TTGAAACAAGCCGAACAGTATACTGAAGCACAATTGGTAAGCCTGCTGCAAGCCAGGAAACAGGAGGCATTTGCCTACCTGTACGACCACTATAGCGGTGCCCTCAATGCCATCATTTACGCAGTGGTGGGCGATGCTACCGTGGCGGAAGATGTACTGCAGGAGGTATTCATCCGCATATTCAGGAAAATAGAATTGTACGATACCAACAAAAGCCGTTTGTACACCTGGATGGCCCAGATTGCCCGCAATGCCGCCATTGACTGGATGCGCAAAACAGGAAATCAACCATCGGTAGTGAACCAAACGGCGCCGGAAGACGTACCTAATCAGGCAAGTACCAGTTTTAACCCCGATACCACCGATGTACGGCAGTGGATAGCCCAGCTACCCAAGCCCGAACAACAGGTGGTAATACTTGCCTACCTGGAAGGACACACGCAGGAAGAGATCAGCCAACTGCTGCAAACGCCCTTGGGCACCATCAAAAGCCGGGTGCGTAGCGGGTTGGTAAAATTGAGGACCATGATGCAAGTAAACCGATGA
- the serC gene encoding 3-phosphoserine/phosphohydroxythreonine transaminase — protein sequence MVHNFNSGPSILPKVVYEQAAQAIADFNGTGLSILELGHRTSHFQAVMDEAVALVKELMQLDADKEVLFLHGGASTQFFQVPFNLLPQGKKAAYLDCGMWGTKAIKDAKLYGDVQVLGSSKDKNYTYIPKNYTVDADAVYCHITSNNTVEGTQQHEWPDTQVPLISDMSSDILSRQLDFNRFGLIYAGAQKNIGAAGVNLVVVDKNMLGHNDRSIPPMLDYRQHIANGSMLNTPPVFAVYVCMLTLRWLKAMGGIAAIEPINQAKADLLYQALDRLPVFTPTVAKEDRSLMNAVWIMEDATLEALFLEQCKKKA from the coding sequence GTGGTACATAATTTCAACTCTGGCCCCAGCATACTGCCCAAAGTAGTGTATGAGCAGGCCGCTCAGGCCATTGCCGATTTTAACGGCACCGGATTATCCATTTTAGAACTGGGCCACCGCACATCGCATTTTCAGGCGGTGATGGACGAAGCCGTAGCACTGGTAAAAGAACTGATGCAACTCGATGCCGATAAGGAAGTCTTGTTTTTGCATGGTGGTGCATCCACGCAGTTTTTTCAGGTACCTTTTAACCTGCTGCCGCAGGGCAAAAAAGCGGCGTACCTCGATTGTGGTATGTGGGGTACCAAGGCCATTAAAGACGCCAAACTGTACGGCGACGTGCAGGTGCTGGGCTCTTCCAAAGACAAGAACTATACCTATATCCCTAAAAATTATACGGTGGATGCTGATGCGGTGTACTGCCACATCACCAGCAACAACACGGTAGAAGGTACGCAGCAGCATGAGTGGCCCGATACACAGGTGCCGCTCATTAGCGATATGAGCAGTGATATCCTCAGCCGCCAGCTCGACTTTAACCGCTTTGGTCTCATTTATGCCGGGGCGCAAAAAAACATTGGCGCTGCCGGGGTAAACCTGGTAGTGGTAGATAAAAACATGCTGGGCCACAACGACCGCAGCATTCCGCCTATGCTCGACTACCGCCAGCACATTGCCAATGGCAGCATGCTCAATACGCCACCCGTATTTGCCGTGTATGTATGCATGCTCACCCTGCGCTGGCTCAAAGCAATGGGTGGTATTGCCGCCATTGAACCCATCAATCAGGCCAAGGCCGATTTGCTGTACCAGGCCCTCGACCGCCTGCCGGTATTTACCCCCACCGTGGCTAAGGAAGACCGCAGCCTCATGAATGCCGTGTGGATTATGGAAGATGCTACACTGGAAGCCCTGTTTTTGGAACAGTGCAAAAAGAAGGCATGA